The following are encoded in a window of Verrucomicrobiales bacterium genomic DNA:
- a CDS encoding DUF1080 domain-containing protein, translating to MKRHLIPLALVGLSLSFATSQEKPHDGFVSIYDGKSLSGWHISAKTGHSAVSKHQTGGKWVIEDGAIVGSQDIKGNGGIIITDEQFGDFEVKLEMKNDFGPDSGLFLRSTEDGKAWQAMIDYHAGGNLMGIYGEGLGGTPHVRNFSFTDKVTEISDKPTGVPPVALPVLPQAWPYFWRHGQWNELRARIENNPPHITTWINGVKIMEWQEKEIRHPARGGIALQVHGGGDHTQEFVRYRNIQVKRLDQKH from the coding sequence ATGAAACGCCATTTGATTCCCCTCGCTCTGGTCGGGTTATCGCTCTCGTTTGCCACCTCGCAAGAGAAGCCGCACGACGGCTTCGTTTCCATCTACGACGGCAAATCCCTGTCCGGCTGGCATATCAGCGCAAAAACCGGTCACAGCGCCGTCAGCAAGCATCAGACGGGCGGCAAGTGGGTCATCGAGGACGGGGCGATTGTAGGTTCGCAGGACATTAAGGGAAACGGTGGCATCATCATCACCGACGAGCAATTTGGCGACTTTGAGGTGAAGCTGGAGATGAAGAATGACTTCGGTCCGGACAGCGGTCTATTCCTGCGCAGCACGGAGGACGGCAAAGCCTGGCAAGCCATGATCGATTATCATGCCGGTGGAAATCTCATGGGCATCTACGGCGAGGGACTTGGGGGGACTCCGCACGTGAGGAACTTCAGCTTCACAGACAAGGTGACGGAGATTTCCGATAAACCGACCGGGGTGCCGCCCGTGGCTCTCCCCGTTCTTCCTCAAGCGTGGCCCTATTTTTGGCGGCATGGCCAGTGGAACGAGCTCCGCGCCCGGATTGAGAACAATCCCCCGCACATCACCACCTGGATCAACGGTGTGAAGATCATGGAATGGCAGGAGAAGGAAATCCGCCATCCCGCCAGGGGCGGCATCGCCCTGCAAGTCCACGGCGGGGGCGATCACACCCAAGAGTTCGTGCGCTATCGCAACATTCAAGTCAAACGCCTGGATCAGAAACATTGA